The following coding sequences are from one Achromobacter sp. B7 window:
- a CDS encoding metallophosphoesterase yields MNALSRFARTAGAATLVALLAACGGDDDDNNNPPVAQTPPPVTETPAAPPAPVQVAFMPDIHFHDVYADFKDGSFPGIPNPKHGDNATIRTMYAQLTSTRLFNENYFAFLAALDDAVARGVKYIALPGDFSDDGQPVHMRGLVKIMDDYSKKHGIQFFAAPGNHDPNRPFNQAAGKSDYLGLDPTTGAIGFSQPIYSRGGNAACSTPYSGDWARIGNTYCTEEVLHMGYAGITDALKQHGFMPQPQNVYYETPYSTYKYEDYDYTTALDQANWINRQYEICAEGTGGPNKPQNYTLCKMVPDTSYVVEPVKGVWLVGIDANVYVPTGIGANDFTGSGDQGYNKMLTHKAHVIKWLADVVARGKAQGKQVIAFSHFPMSEFFNGASDDIEALLGANKMQMIRRPAENTTRALAETGLKVHVGGHMHFNDMAARNYGGDTALFNIQAPSMAAYVPAYKLMTLQSADKIEVQTIRLDKVPRFDELFDLYRAENAYTTPPRWDVSILDAKDYGDFTYRYMSELVRLRLLNDDWRCEMRELVKSPLTGADLLTLSQLQTSVTLKELANTGNQSNLTPAFFACLSDGGGTGASNAAYAGNLADAQARAQALAQANGMQLSDFAQWKALDMAGDFVRIANAGDLAFADMPAQRASQYKLLAQALANTNASVQMSGNSVSNANTLADLFKARFKPLMAIMLKLAAGAPSEHIRLDLTSNSIVDLSNRPSPF; encoded by the coding sequence ATGAACGCCCTTTCCCGCTTCGCCCGCACGGCCGGCGCCGCCACCCTTGTGGCCTTGCTCGCCGCTTGTGGCGGCGACGATGACGACAACAACAATCCCCCGGTCGCACAGACGCCCCCACCCGTCACGGAAACGCCGGCCGCGCCACCCGCCCCCGTGCAAGTGGCGTTCATGCCCGACATTCACTTCCACGATGTGTACGCCGACTTCAAGGACGGTTCGTTCCCGGGCATTCCGAATCCCAAGCACGGCGACAACGCAACGATCCGCACGATGTATGCGCAGCTGACGTCGACGCGCCTGTTCAACGAGAACTACTTCGCCTTCCTGGCCGCGCTGGACGACGCCGTTGCGCGCGGCGTGAAGTACATCGCATTGCCGGGCGACTTCTCGGACGACGGCCAGCCCGTGCACATGCGCGGCCTGGTGAAGATCATGGATGACTACTCCAAGAAGCACGGCATCCAGTTCTTTGCCGCCCCCGGCAACCATGACCCCAACCGGCCCTTCAACCAGGCGGCCGGCAAGAGCGACTACCTGGGCCTGGACCCCACGACCGGCGCCATCGGCTTCTCGCAACCGATCTACAGCCGCGGCGGCAACGCCGCGTGCAGCACGCCTTACAGCGGCGACTGGGCGCGCATCGGCAACACGTACTGCACGGAAGAAGTCCTGCACATGGGCTACGCCGGCATCACGGACGCGCTCAAGCAGCATGGCTTCATGCCGCAGCCGCAAAACGTCTATTACGAAACGCCGTACAGCACCTACAAGTACGAAGACTACGACTACACCACGGCATTGGATCAGGCCAACTGGATCAACCGCCAGTACGAGATCTGCGCCGAAGGCACGGGCGGCCCAAACAAGCCGCAGAACTACACGCTGTGCAAGATGGTGCCAGACACGTCCTACGTAGTTGAGCCGGTCAAGGGCGTGTGGCTGGTCGGCATCGATGCCAACGTCTACGTGCCCACGGGCATCGGCGCCAATGATTTCACCGGCTCGGGTGACCAGGGCTACAACAAGATGCTGACGCACAAGGCCCACGTCATCAAATGGTTGGCTGACGTCGTCGCGCGCGGCAAGGCGCAGGGCAAGCAGGTCATCGCGTTCAGCCACTTCCCGATGTCCGAGTTTTTCAACGGCGCCTCCGACGACATCGAAGCGCTGCTGGGCGCGAACAAGATGCAGATGATCCGGCGTCCGGCGGAGAACACCACCCGCGCCCTGGCCGAAACCGGCCTGAAGGTGCACGTGGGCGGACATATGCACTTTAACGACATGGCCGCCCGCAACTACGGCGGCGACACGGCGCTGTTCAATATCCAGGCGCCGTCCATGGCGGCGTACGTGCCGGCCTACAAGCTGATGACGCTGCAAAGCGCCGACAAGATCGAAGTACAGACCATCCGCCTGGACAAGGTGCCGCGCTTTGACGAACTGTTCGACCTGTATCGCGCCGAGAACGCCTACACCACGCCGCCCCGCTGGGACGTGTCGATCCTTGACGCCAAGGACTACGGCGACTTCACGTATCGCTACATGAGCGAGCTGGTGCGCCTGCGCCTGCTTAACGACGACTGGCGTTGCGAGATGCGCGAACTGGTCAAAAGCCCGCTGACCGGCGCCGACCTGCTGACGCTGTCGCAACTGCAAACCAGCGTCACGCTCAAGGAACTGGCGAACACCGGCAATCAGAGCAATCTGACGCCGGCCTTCTTTGCCTGCCTGTCGGACGGCGGCGGTACCGGAGCCAGCAACGCGGCGTATGCCGGCAACCTGGCCGACGCGCAGGCGCGTGCACAAGCCCTGGCGCAAGCCAACGGCATGCAGCTGTCGGACTTCGCGCAGTGGAAGGCGCTGGACATGGCGGGCGACTTCGTGCGCATTGCCAATGCCGGCGACCTGGCCTTTGCCGACATGCCGGCCCAACGCGCCAGCCAGTACAAGCTGCTGGCCCAGGCGCTGGCCAACACGAACGCTTCCGTGCAAATGAGCGGCAACAGCGTCAGCAACGCCAATACGCTTGCCGACCTGTTCAAGGCGCGCTTCAAGCCGCTGATGGCGATCATGCTGAAGCTGGCGGCAGGCGCGCCGTCCGAACACATCCGGCTGGACCTGACCAGCAACAGCATTGTGGATCTGTCGAATCGTCCGTCACCGTTCTAA
- a CDS encoding helix-turn-helix domain-containing protein — protein sequence MSDTEFAISATAGADGREQWRAALADAFGPFEVHRGKADHFAGHVRYARRASLQFNDLHYQGQKLERTAGNVSRLDQEFYTFGMPLAGPLAVRQQGRDFQVEPGCVYLMNQSLPYQATALGAAGYRSLSVSFPRSALTQRDSRIGAFHKLRIDDGSPRGAMLAGFMDHLFKGMGSWSDTEVTELGERLIDLIVLFLVQAGQGHASETDSSVTLAHRQRVLAYIRQHLADPGLSPQHVAQGCGVSVAYLHRILRAGGLSVESFIFDQRLDKCRELLLDPRHRHRGIAELAYQVGFSHPSHFSRLFKSRFGITARDMRARC from the coding sequence ATGTCGGACACGGAATTCGCCATATCGGCCACCGCAGGCGCCGACGGGCGCGAGCAATGGCGGGCGGCGCTGGCCGACGCGTTCGGTCCGTTCGAGGTGCACCGCGGCAAAGCCGACCATTTCGCCGGCCATGTGCGCTACGCGCGTCGCGCCAGCTTGCAGTTCAATGACCTGCACTATCAGGGACAGAAGCTGGAACGCACGGCCGGTAACGTGTCGCGGCTGGACCAGGAGTTCTATACGTTTGGCATGCCGCTGGCGGGGCCGTTGGCCGTGCGGCAGCAGGGGCGCGATTTTCAGGTGGAGCCGGGCTGCGTGTACCTGATGAACCAAAGCCTGCCGTATCAGGCGACGGCGTTGGGGGCGGCCGGCTACCGTAGTCTTAGCGTGTCGTTTCCTCGCAGTGCGCTGACGCAGCGCGATTCGCGCATCGGCGCGTTCCACAAGTTGCGCATCGATGACGGGTCGCCGCGCGGGGCGATGCTGGCCGGCTTCATGGACCACCTGTTCAAGGGCATGGGCAGCTGGTCCGATACCGAAGTGACCGAGCTTGGCGAAAGGTTGATCGACCTGATCGTGCTGTTCCTGGTGCAGGCGGGGCAGGGGCATGCGTCTGAAACGGACAGCAGCGTTACGTTGGCGCATCGCCAGCGCGTGTTGGCCTACATCCGCCAGCACCTGGCCGACCCTGGCCTGTCGCCGCAGCACGTCGCGCAAGGCTGCGGCGTGTCGGTGGCGTATCTGCACCGCATCCTGCGCGCGGGCGGCCTGTCGGTGGAGTCGTTCATCTTTGATCAGCGCCTGGATAAATGCCGCGAGCTGCTGCTGGACCCGCGGCATCGGCACCGCGGCATCGCCGAGCTGGCCTATCAGGTCGGCTTTTCACACCCGTCTCATTTCAGTCGGCTGTTCAAGAGCCGCTTCGGCATCACTGCGCGCGATATGCGCGCACGCTGCTGA